A single Dunckerocampus dactyliophorus isolate RoL2022-P2 chromosome 2, RoL_Ddac_1.1, whole genome shotgun sequence DNA region contains:
- the LOC129177305 gene encoding elongin-B-like, with protein sequence MDVFLMIRRHKTTIFTDAKESTTVYELKRIVEGILKRPPEDQRLYKDDQMLEDSKTLGDSGFTNQTARPQAPATVGLAFRINDEMFEQLHIEAFSSPPELPDVMKPQDSGSTANEQAVQ encoded by the exons GATGTGTTCTTAATGATCCGGCGTCACAAGACCACAATCTTCACAGATGCCAAGGAGTCCACCACAGTCTATGAACTAAAGCGTATTGTTGAGGGAATTCTTAAGAGACCGCCCGAGGACCAACGGCTCTACAAA GATGACCAGATGCTAGAGGACAGCAAAACTCTGGGTGACAGTGGATTTACCAACCAGACCGCCAGGCCGCAGGCCCCAGCTACGGTTGGTCTGGCTTTCCGAATCAACG ATGAGATGTTTGAGCAGCTGCACATCGAGGCCTTCTCCAGCCCCCCAGAACTCCCCGATGTGATGAAGCCTCAGGACTCTGGTAGCACTGCCAATGAACAGGCTGTGCAGTGA
- the LOC129177304 gene encoding transforming growth factor beta-1-induced transcript 1 protein-like isoform X2, translating into MPIVTSCVQGMRSWNCILSPLLPDCEKTLHRKKEGKKRDWTPSSSSSLPCGRITVLEKLLQTDNSSYTYIYIARLTSRLGCSTMEDLDALLADLENTGSPLARCPVLLTSEPPLHADPAEQNPSEARPPPPAYTPQQTVSAAMKSSQNSNPDKLYSTVCKSRSPRSADPPAPASPPAFSSSSLLGGGLSELDHLLQELNATQFNITDEILAQFPTSKKDDKIKDKDSNSAKPSATSATLELDKLMASLSDFRVQSTPAVSPVITATATTAVVPQQPAVPPQPSSGGSLDSMLGLLQSDLTRQGVQTSSKGNCSACQKPVVGQVVTALGKVWHPEHFVCTECEAELGSRNFFEKDGRPYCESDYFTLFSPHCAHCNKPILSKMVTALDKNWHPECFCCVKCSRSFGEEGFHDREGQQYCQQCFLTLFASRCQGCSQPILENYISALNSLWHPQCFVCRECYSPFVNGSFFEHEGKPLCEAHYHQSRGSVCQACQQPILGRCVTAMGAKFHPHHLVCHFCLKPLSKGCFKEQENKPYCHPCFIKLFG; encoded by the exons ATGCCTATAGTGACGTCATGTGTACAGGGAATGCGGTCATGGAACTGCATTCTTTCCCCCCTCCTTCCCGACTGTGAgaagacattacacaggaagaaggaggggaaaaaaagagactggacgccctcctcctcttcctccctcccGTGTGGGCGAATAACGGTGCTTGAGAAGTTATTGCAGACAGACAATAGCAGCTACACATACATTTATATAGCGCGCTTAACATCCAGGCTGGGTTGTTCCACAATGGAGGATTTGG ACGCCCTCCTCGCAGATTTGGAGAACACAGGATCTCCTCTTGCCCGGTGTCCCGTCCTCCTTACATCCGAGCCGCCACTGCACGCCGATCCGGCTGAACAGAACCCCTCAGAGGCCCGGCCACCGCCACCAGCCTACACCCCGCAGCAG ACTGTTTCTGCAGCAATGAAGTCCTCCCAAAACTCCAACCCAGACAAACTATACAG CACAGTGTGTAAATCACGCTCTCCCCGCTCAGCTGATCCTCCTGCTCCAGCTTCTCCCCCagccttctcctcttcctcgttgTTGGGGGGAGGTCTGAGTGAACTGGACCATCTTCTGCAGGAGCTGAATGCAACCCAGTTCAACATCACAG ATGAAATCTTGGCACAGTTCCCTACTTCTAAGAAGGATGACAAGATAAAGGATAAAGACTCCAA CTCTGCAAAGCCGTCGGCAACGTCTGCGACACTGGAGTTGGACAAACTGATGGCTTCGCTGTCCGACTTCCGGGTTCAGAGCACA CCAGCTGTCAGTCCAGTCATCACAGCAACAGCGACAACAGCAGTTGTACCACAGCAGCCAGCGGTCCCTCCACAGCCTTCGTCAGGCGGCTCATTGGACAGCATGCTGGGGCTCCTCCAATCAGATTTGACAAGACAAGGAGTTCAAACTTCCTCCAAAGGAAACTGTTCAGCCTGTCAGAAGCCAGTCGTGGGACAG GTGGTGACAGCTCTGGGGAAGGTGTGGCATCCTGAGCACTTTGTGTGCACAGAATGTGAGGCAGAGCTGGGCAGTCGCAACTTCTTTGAGAAGGATGGCCGGCCGTACTGCGAGTCTGACTATTTCACACTCTTCTCCCCTCACTGTGCGCATTGCAACAAGCCCATACTCAGT AAAATGGTGACAGCTCTGGATAAGAACTGGCACCCTGAGTGTTTCTGCTGCGTCAAATGCAGCCGCAGCTTTGGCGAGGAAg GGTTTCATGACCGTGAGGGCCAGCAGTACTGCCAGCAGTGTTTTCTGACGCTGTTTGCCTCCCGGTGTCAAGGCTGCAGCCAGCCTATCCTCGAAAACTATATCTCAGCTCTCAACTCTCTCTGGCATCCACAGTGCTTTGTATGCAGG GAATGCTACAGTCCCTTCGTCAACGGCAGCTTCTTTGAGCATGAGGGCAAGCCGCTGTGCGAGGCCCACTACCATCAGTCGCGAGGCAGCGTGTGTCAGGCCTGCCAGCAGCCCATCCTGGGCCGCTGTGTCACCGCCATGGGCGCCAAGTTCCACCCACACCACCTGGTGTGCCACTTCTGCTTGAAACCTCTGAGCAAAGGCTGCTTCAAGGAACAGGAGAACAAGCCCTACTGCCACCCATGCTTCATCAAACTCTTTGGTTAA
- the LOC129177304 gene encoding transforming growth factor beta-1-induced transcript 1 protein-like isoform X1, whose translation MPIVTSCVQGMRSWNCILSPLLPDCEKTLHRKKEGKKRDWTPSSSSSLPCGRITVLEKLLQTDNSSYTYIYIARLTSRLGCSTMEDLGVPEPLNYPLNPRIVVFDALLADLENTGSPLARCPVLLTSEPPLHADPAEQNPSEARPPPPAYTPQQTVSAAMKSSQNSNPDKLYSTVCKSRSPRSADPPAPASPPAFSSSSLLGGGLSELDHLLQELNATQFNITDEILAQFPTSKKDDKIKDKDSNSAKPSATSATLELDKLMASLSDFRVQSTPAVSPVITATATTAVVPQQPAVPPQPSSGGSLDSMLGLLQSDLTRQGVQTSSKGNCSACQKPVVGQVVTALGKVWHPEHFVCTECEAELGSRNFFEKDGRPYCESDYFTLFSPHCAHCNKPILSKMVTALDKNWHPECFCCVKCSRSFGEEGFHDREGQQYCQQCFLTLFASRCQGCSQPILENYISALNSLWHPQCFVCRECYSPFVNGSFFEHEGKPLCEAHYHQSRGSVCQACQQPILGRCVTAMGAKFHPHHLVCHFCLKPLSKGCFKEQENKPYCHPCFIKLFG comes from the exons ATGCCTATAGTGACGTCATGTGTACAGGGAATGCGGTCATGGAACTGCATTCTTTCCCCCCTCCTTCCCGACTGTGAgaagacattacacaggaagaaggaggggaaaaaaagagactggacgccctcctcctcttcctccctcccGTGTGGGCGAATAACGGTGCTTGAGAAGTTATTGCAGACAGACAATAGCAGCTACACATACATTTATATAGCGCGCTTAACATCCAGGCTGGGTTGTTCCACAATGGAGGATTTGG GAGTGCCTGAGCCACTTAACTACCCTCTCAATCCTCGTATTGTTGTCTTTG ACGCCCTCCTCGCAGATTTGGAGAACACAGGATCTCCTCTTGCCCGGTGTCCCGTCCTCCTTACATCCGAGCCGCCACTGCACGCCGATCCGGCTGAACAGAACCCCTCAGAGGCCCGGCCACCGCCACCAGCCTACACCCCGCAGCAG ACTGTTTCTGCAGCAATGAAGTCCTCCCAAAACTCCAACCCAGACAAACTATACAG CACAGTGTGTAAATCACGCTCTCCCCGCTCAGCTGATCCTCCTGCTCCAGCTTCTCCCCCagccttctcctcttcctcgttgTTGGGGGGAGGTCTGAGTGAACTGGACCATCTTCTGCAGGAGCTGAATGCAACCCAGTTCAACATCACAG ATGAAATCTTGGCACAGTTCCCTACTTCTAAGAAGGATGACAAGATAAAGGATAAAGACTCCAA CTCTGCAAAGCCGTCGGCAACGTCTGCGACACTGGAGTTGGACAAACTGATGGCTTCGCTGTCCGACTTCCGGGTTCAGAGCACA CCAGCTGTCAGTCCAGTCATCACAGCAACAGCGACAACAGCAGTTGTACCACAGCAGCCAGCGGTCCCTCCACAGCCTTCGTCAGGCGGCTCATTGGACAGCATGCTGGGGCTCCTCCAATCAGATTTGACAAGACAAGGAGTTCAAACTTCCTCCAAAGGAAACTGTTCAGCCTGTCAGAAGCCAGTCGTGGGACAG GTGGTGACAGCTCTGGGGAAGGTGTGGCATCCTGAGCACTTTGTGTGCACAGAATGTGAGGCAGAGCTGGGCAGTCGCAACTTCTTTGAGAAGGATGGCCGGCCGTACTGCGAGTCTGACTATTTCACACTCTTCTCCCCTCACTGTGCGCATTGCAACAAGCCCATACTCAGT AAAATGGTGACAGCTCTGGATAAGAACTGGCACCCTGAGTGTTTCTGCTGCGTCAAATGCAGCCGCAGCTTTGGCGAGGAAg GGTTTCATGACCGTGAGGGCCAGCAGTACTGCCAGCAGTGTTTTCTGACGCTGTTTGCCTCCCGGTGTCAAGGCTGCAGCCAGCCTATCCTCGAAAACTATATCTCAGCTCTCAACTCTCTCTGGCATCCACAGTGCTTTGTATGCAGG GAATGCTACAGTCCCTTCGTCAACGGCAGCTTCTTTGAGCATGAGGGCAAGCCGCTGTGCGAGGCCCACTACCATCAGTCGCGAGGCAGCGTGTGTCAGGCCTGCCAGCAGCCCATCCTGGGCCGCTGTGTCACCGCCATGGGCGCCAAGTTCCACCCACACCACCTGGTGTGCCACTTCTGCTTGAAACCTCTGAGCAAAGGCTGCTTCAAGGAACAGGAGAACAAGCCCTACTGCCACCCATGCTTCATCAAACTCTTTGGTTAA